From the Clostridium putrefaciens genome, one window contains:
- a CDS encoding ISAs1 family transposase — MYNELSNSFISISDPRDNNSKHKLIDILTIATCAIICGADTWTDIAQYGTSKQEWFSTFLELNHGIPSHDTFGRVFSIINPKEFQEAFIKWIKDISDKVTGDVIAIDGKTVRHSFDTSNNKSAIHMVSAWSNQLGLVLGQIKVNDKSNEITAIPELLDKIDINKSIVTIDAMGTQKNIAKKIIKKGGDYVLALKGNHKNFSNDIKYFFEEESKNKFADVEYSFFKTTNKDHGRIETRKHYLINDLNWLSQKSEWKNLNSIIMVESERTIGDKTSKERRYYISSLTENVEKVADAIRKHWGIENSLHWILDIAFREDDSRIRIENAAENFAILRHIALNLLKNEKSVKIGVKAKRLKSGWDNDYLKKVLTSIQ; from the coding sequence ATGTATAACGAACTTTCAAATTCTTTTATAAGCATTTCAGACCCAAGAGATAATAATTCAAAACATAAGCTTATTGATATACTAACAATAGCAACTTGTGCAATAATATGCGGAGCCGATACATGGACAGATATAGCTCAATATGGCACATCAAAACAAGAGTGGTTTTCAACATTCTTAGAGCTTAATCATGGGATACCATCCCATGATACTTTTGGAAGAGTATTTTCTATTATTAATCCAAAAGAATTTCAGGAAGCGTTTATTAAGTGGATCAAAGATATTTCTGATAAAGTTACTGGTGACGTAATTGCCATAGATGGCAAGACAGTTAGGCATTCCTTTGATACAAGTAACAATAAATCAGCTATTCATATGGTAAGTGCATGGTCAAATCAGTTGGGTTTAGTTTTAGGTCAGATAAAGGTTAATGATAAATCAAATGAAATAACAGCAATTCCAGAATTATTAGATAAGATAGATATAAATAAATCTATAGTAACAATTGATGCTATGGGTACTCAAAAAAATATAGCTAAAAAAATAATCAAAAAGGGCGGAGATTATGTTTTAGCTTTAAAAGGTAATCATAAAAACTTTTCCAACGATATAAAATACTTTTTTGAAGAAGAATCTAAGAATAAATTTGCTGATGTTGAATATAGTTTTTTCAAGACTACTAACAAAGACCATGGCAGAATTGAAACACGTAAACATTACTTAATTAACGATTTAAACTGGCTTTCACAGAAGTCAGAGTGGAAAAACCTAAATAGTATAATTATGGTTGAATCTGAAAGAACCATAGGCGATAAAACATCTAAAGAAAGAAGATATTATATTTCGAGCTTAACAGAAAATGTTGAAAAAGTTGCTGATGCCATTAGAAAACATTGGGGAATAGAGAATAGCTTACATTGGATTTTAGATATTGCTTTTAGAGAAGATGATAGCCGAATAAGAATTGAAAATGCAGCTGAAAACTTTGCCATTTTAAGGCACATAGCTTTAAACTTATTAAAAAATGAAAAATCAGTAAAGATTGGTGTAAAAGCTAAAAGGCTCAAATCCGGTTGGGATAATGATTATTTAAAAAAGGTTTTAAC
- a CDS encoding N-6 DNA methylase — translation MAVKKSELYSLLWDACNKLRGGVEPSRYKDYVLVLLFFKYVSDRYKGQRFAEFTVNEGASFDDLIAAKGKPDVGERVDVILQKFLEDNKLAGALPEVSFNNPDELGSGKELVDKVSGIIAIFQNPAIDFKSNRASGDDIIGDAYEYFMMKFAQESGKSKGQFYTPSEVSRIIARLIGISNIKQETDKKWMLHDPAAGSGSLLIRAADEAPTDDNGDSIVTIFGQEKYPDTAGLAKMNFILHNKGTGEIKSGNTLANPQYTDDFGGLRKFDFIVMNPPFSDKDWTDGIKPSEDKYKRFDGYGIPPEKNGDYAWFLHVLKALESNGKAGIILPHGVLFRGNSEETIRKAVLEKRYIKGIVGLPANLFYGTGIPASIIIIDKENADKREGIFIIDASDGFRKDGNKNRLREQDIEKIVQTFIHQEKVEGYSRFITYKEILEENEGNLNVPRYIQKTDDTLPQNIASHLMGGIPEVDINALERLWKISPELRQEIFTCVDEEHNVYNLTIKPDEIESIISEDENIKIEKENECGDLFKTWKSSVKDSLLNINSDTNPKELIRSLGIEILRDFESAKLLDNYDVYDFLLNYWNEKMQDDVYVIKVSGYEAGREIEYVYAQKKAKDENGEEIKVDDTSKMKSFEGALISRDIIEREYFETELMALNELIEKSAVLESELDEMREEESGDEGLLVNALNEKGDGIPKANLNKQIKELESKKTSEVIDDITKLIELFDAGSTSEMEKIVKVNSELKIYELRNKNGSFGKAKLRNALKEAKDNAIMPETYADEYDALLSYQAKLTEKEEVDKAIKEAQKVLDDLVLAKYGELSVDEIKHLLFDEKWMARLESDITDAIDQVLNNLASRVVLIAKRYEQTLSEIEQKTAQSKAKVKSALERMGYTW, via the coding sequence ATGGCCGTGAAAAAATCAGAATTGTATTCCCTATTATGGGATGCTTGTAATAAATTAAGAGGTGGAGTAGAACCTTCAAGGTATAAAGATTATGTGCTTGTATTGTTATTCTTCAAGTATGTATCAGACAGATATAAAGGGCAACGTTTTGCTGAATTTACAGTAAATGAAGGTGCCTCATTTGACGACTTGATTGCTGCAAAAGGTAAGCCAGATGTTGGCGAAAGGGTTGATGTAATTCTTCAAAAGTTTCTAGAAGATAATAAGCTTGCAGGTGCGCTTCCTGAAGTTAGCTTTAACAATCCGGATGAACTAGGTTCTGGTAAAGAGCTAGTAGATAAAGTTTCTGGTATTATTGCAATTTTCCAAAACCCTGCGATTGACTTTAAAAGTAACAGAGCTAGTGGCGATGATATCATTGGAGATGCTTACGAATACTTTATGATGAAATTCGCTCAAGAGTCTGGTAAGAGTAAGGGACAGTTTTATACACCTAGTGAGGTGTCACGTATTATCGCTAGACTTATTGGTATCAGCAATATTAAGCAAGAGACAGATAAGAAGTGGATGCTTCACGATCCTGCAGCGGGTAGTGGGTCTCTACTAATTCGTGCAGCAGATGAAGCACCAACTGATGATAATGGTGATTCCATAGTTACAATATTTGGACAAGAAAAATATCCTGATACTGCTGGTTTAGCAAAGATGAACTTTATCCTACATAACAAAGGTACAGGTGAAATCAAAAGTGGGAATACATTGGCAAACCCACAATATACTGATGATTTTGGTGGACTTAGAAAATTTGATTTTATTGTCATGAACCCACCATTTTCTGATAAAGACTGGACTGATGGAATTAAACCATCTGAAGATAAATACAAGAGGTTTGATGGTTATGGCATTCCACCAGAAAAGAATGGTGACTATGCTTGGTTTCTACATGTCCTAAAAGCATTGGAAAGCAATGGTAAGGCAGGGATTATTCTACCACACGGTGTTCTCTTTAGAGGAAACTCAGAAGAAACCATTAGAAAAGCTGTTCTTGAGAAACGATATATCAAGGGTATAGTTGGGCTACCGGCGAACTTATTTTATGGTACAGGAATCCCTGCTAGTATCATTATAATCGATAAAGAAAATGCTGATAAGCGTGAAGGTATCTTTATAATCGATGCAAGTGATGGGTTCAGGAAAGACGGAAATAAGAATCGTCTTCGTGAACAGGATATTGAAAAAATTGTGCAAACCTTTATTCATCAAGAAAAAGTTGAGGGGTACTCTCGTTTTATTACTTATAAAGAAATTTTAGAAGAGAACGAAGGAAATCTTAATGTGCCTCGTTATATCCAAAAAACAGATGACACATTACCTCAAAACATTGCATCTCATCTTATGGGTGGTATTCCGGAAGTGGATATTAACGCTTTAGAAAGACTCTGGAAAATATCGCCAGAGTTAAGACAAGAGATATTTACTTGTGTCGATGAAGAACATAATGTCTATAATCTTACTATAAAACCGGATGAAATTGAATCGATCATCTCTGAAGATGAGAATATTAAGATTGAAAAAGAAAATGAATGCGGTGACCTATTCAAGACGTGGAAAAGCTCAGTAAAAGATTCATTACTCAACATTAATTCAGATACAAATCCAAAAGAATTAATTCGAAGCTTGGGTATTGAAATTTTGAGAGATTTTGAATCGGCAAAACTTCTAGATAATTATGATGTGTACGACTTCTTGCTTAATTATTGGAATGAGAAAATGCAAGATGATGTATATGTAATTAAGGTGAGCGGATATGAGGCGGGACGTGAGATTGAATATGTGTACGCTCAAAAGAAAGCAAAAGATGAAAATGGTGAAGAAATCAAAGTCGATGATACTTCTAAAATGAAGTCTTTTGAAGGTGCTTTAATTTCGAGGGACATTATTGAACGGGAGTATTTTGAAACTGAGTTAATGGCTCTTAATGAGCTAATCGAAAAATCTGCAGTGCTTGAATCTGAACTGGATGAGATGAGAGAAGAAGAATCAGGTGACGAAGGTTTGCTTGTAAATGCTTTGAATGAAAAAGGTGACGGTATACCAAAAGCAAATCTGAATAAACAGATAAAAGAACTTGAAAGTAAAAAGACTTCTGAAGTAATAGATGACATTACAAAACTTATTGAATTATTCGATGCAGGCAGTACTTCAGAGATGGAGAAAATCGTCAAAGTAAATAGTGAGCTGAAGATATATGAGCTTAGAAATAAGAACGGCTCATTCGGAAAGGCTAAGTTAAGAAATGCATTAAAAGAAGCAAAAGACAATGCAATAATGCCTGAAACATATGCTGATGAATATGATGCTCTTCTTTCCTATCAAGCTAAGTTAACTGAGAAAGAAGAAGTTGATAAAGCGATTAAAGAAGCTCAAAAAGTACTTGATGACTTAGTTCTTGCTAAATATGGAGAATTATCAGTAGATGAAATCAAGCACTTGCTTTTTGATGAAAAATGGATGGCAAGACTTGAAAGCGATATTACTGATGCAATTGATCAAGTGTTGAATAACCTTGCATCAAGGGTGGTTTTAATTGCAAAGCGATATGAGCAAACCTTAAGTGAGATTGAACAAAAGACAGCCCAGTCAAAAGCTAAGGTGAAGTCCGCTTTAGAAAGGATGGGATATACATGGTAG
- a CDS encoding type II toxin-antitoxin system Phd/YefM family antitoxin: protein MDKEDKVQKEPMEFYNMSDFLRGQSSKLITGLSDEDKTAFILKNGKPVAVLISHERYERLLKAGIDITEY, encoded by the coding sequence ATGGATAAGGAAGATAAAGTCCAAAAGGAACCGATGGAATTCTATAACATGTCAGATTTTCTTAGAGGACAATCATCAAAATTAATTACTGGTTTATCAGATGAAGATAAAACAGCTTTTATTTTGAAAAATGGAAAGCCTGTAGCAGTTCTTATCTCCCACGAGAGATATGAAAGGTTATTAAAAGCAGGTATAGATATTACTGAATACTGA
- the rlmD gene encoding 23S rRNA (uracil(1939)-C(5))-methyltransferase RlmD, with protein sequence MKKGDILELNIEDTRFGGEGIATLEDMKIYVKGAFPGEKVSARLTKKRKTHGEAKFIEITEKAEYEIDAPCPHFGTCGGCQSQHVPYEKQLEFKMQSVKKLFNNDEVPMGEFQGIVGTDNQYEYRNKMEFSFGDFEKGGELCLGMHVKGSSFKIVTTDSCMLVDEDYRKIMKMVLEYFREKGFPHYKVMSREGYLRNLIIRKAYNTQEIMVNLVATSQIDFDLEELKSKLLELELKGKLVSILHTVNDSLSDAVIADKVNILHGKDYITEEILGLKFKISPLAFFQTNSKGTEKLYSIVREFLGDEEDKTIFDLYCGTGTIGQITAAKAKKVIGVEIIEEAANAANENAKLNGLSNCNFIAGDVTKVIQDLKESPDIIILDPPRTGVHPKALQYVVDFKAKEIIYVSCNPKTLVQDLKFLEEKGYEIQKSLLVDMFPNTPHVETVVLMSRVDK encoded by the coding sequence ATGAAAAAAGGCGATATACTAGAGCTTAATATAGAGGACACAAGATTTGGTGGAGAGGGAATAGCTACACTAGAAGACATGAAGATATACGTAAAAGGAGCATTTCCAGGAGAAAAGGTATCAGCAAGACTTACAAAAAAGAGAAAAACTCATGGAGAGGCAAAGTTTATAGAAATAACTGAAAAGGCAGAGTATGAAATAGATGCTCCTTGTCCTCACTTTGGAACCTGCGGAGGATGTCAAAGTCAGCATGTACCATACGAAAAACAATTAGAATTTAAAATGCAGTCAGTAAAAAAATTATTCAATAACGATGAAGTACCTATGGGAGAATTCCAAGGAATAGTAGGCACTGATAATCAATATGAATATAGAAATAAAATGGAATTCTCCTTTGGAGACTTTGAAAAAGGCGGAGAGCTTTGCCTTGGAATGCACGTTAAAGGCAGTTCATTTAAAATAGTAACTACAGATAGCTGCATGCTAGTAGATGAAGACTACAGAAAAATTATGAAAATGGTTTTAGAATACTTCAGAGAAAAAGGATTCCCACATTACAAAGTAATGTCAAGAGAAGGTTACCTTAGAAACTTAATCATAAGAAAAGCCTATAATACACAAGAAATAATGGTAAACCTAGTTGCAACATCGCAAATTGACTTTGATCTAGAAGAATTAAAATCAAAACTTTTAGAATTAGAGTTAAAAGGAAAATTAGTTTCAATATTACATACAGTAAATGACTCCCTATCCGATGCTGTAATTGCAGATAAGGTAAATATACTACACGGAAAAGATTATATAACAGAAGAAATCCTAGGATTAAAATTTAAAATATCACCTTTAGCCTTCTTCCAAACAAACTCCAAAGGAACAGAGAAACTATATAGCATAGTAAGAGAGTTTTTAGGAGACGAAGAAGATAAAACAATATTTGACCTTTACTGCGGCACAGGAACCATAGGCCAAATCACAGCAGCCAAAGCAAAAAAGGTAATAGGAGTAGAAATAATAGAAGAAGCAGCCAACGCAGCCAACGAAAACGCTAAGCTAAATGGCCTAAGTAACTGTAACTTCATAGCAGGAGACGTAACCAAAGTCATCCAAGACCTAAAAGAAAGCCCAGACATAATAATCCTAGACCCACCAAGAACAGGAGTACACCCAAAAGCACTACAATACGTAGTAGACTTTAAAGCAAAAGAAATAATCTACGTATCCTGCAATCCAAAAACATTAGTACAAGATCTTAAGTTTTTGGAAGAAAAGGGGTATGAAATACAAAAGAGCTTACTAGTAGACATGTTTCCGAACACGCCACACGTTGAGACGGTAGTATTGATGTCAAGGGTCGATAAGTAA
- a CDS encoding RDD family protein, whose product MLENEENKTNEKKEELIIGDKNLEEGKVVLDETPLIKEEVTFFDSIQASIIDQIVIGGASFVFLMIFNFIMKLVNLRVVDKMGVYVIIYIIVNIIYSPIMERTKMNNTVGRKVSNIKLIKK is encoded by the coding sequence ATGTTAGAAAATGAAGAAAATAAAACAAATGAAAAAAAAGAAGAACTTATAATAGGTGATAAAAATTTAGAAGAGGGAAAAGTAGTTTTAGATGAAACACCACTTATAAAAGAAGAAGTAACATTTTTTGATAGCATACAAGCAAGCATTATAGATCAGATAGTAATAGGGGGAGCATCATTTGTTTTTCTTATGATATTTAATTTTATAATGAAGCTTGTAAACTTACGTGTAGTAGATAAAATGGGTGTATATGTAATCATATATATAATAGTAAATATAATCTACTCACCAATAATGGAAAGAACTAAAATGAACAATACTGTAGGTAGAAAAGTAAGCAACATAAAATTAATAAAGAAATAA
- a CDS encoding TSUP family transporter — MWNLVFLCFAGFLASFVDSIAGGGGLISVPAFFIAGFSPYFALGTNKFAATTGSFTSSLRFARSGKVNFSVIKYIIPFTLIGAILGVKTVLLINQDFLYPLVMALILFVGAYSLFSKNLGMENGFTKVTKLNLALGILLGFTIGFYDGFFGPGTGSFLIFGLISIFKFDFVSASGNAKFLNFISNVTSLVVFAIEGKINYLYGIPIAIFMVFGANFGTKVALNKGSKLIKPIFIVMSLGVALKLLIENYIL; from the coding sequence GTGTGGAATTTAGTTTTTTTATGTTTTGCTGGATTTTTGGCTTCTTTTGTTGATTCTATTGCTGGTGGTGGTGGGCTTATAAGTGTTCCGGCATTTTTTATCGCTGGTTTTTCTCCTTATTTTGCTTTGGGTACAAATAAATTTGCTGCTACCACAGGTTCTTTTACTAGTTCTTTAAGGTTTGCTCGTTCTGGTAAGGTGAATTTTAGTGTTATAAAATACATAATTCCTTTTACTCTTATAGGTGCCATTTTAGGAGTTAAAACTGTCCTTCTTATAAATCAGGACTTTCTCTATCCTTTAGTTATGGCATTAATATTATTTGTAGGAGCTTATAGTCTATTTTCAAAAAACCTTGGTATGGAAAATGGATTTACTAAAGTTACGAAACTAAATTTAGCCCTTGGAATACTTCTTGGCTTTACTATAGGATTTTATGATGGCTTTTTTGGTCCTGGCACTGGGTCTTTTCTTATATTTGGTTTAATAAGCATATTTAAATTTGATTTTGTAAGTGCTAGTGGCAATGCTAAATTTTTAAACTTTATAAGCAATGTAACTTCACTTGTAGTCTTTGCTATAGAGGGTAAGATAAATTATCTTTATGGCATACCTATAGCTATATTCATGGTATTTGGAGCAAACTTTGGTACAAAAGTTGCTCTTAATAAGGGAAGTAAGCTCATTAAACCAATATTTATAGTAATGTCTCTTGGTGTAGCCTTAAAGTTACTTATTGAAAATTATATATTGTAA
- the selB gene encoding selenocysteine-specific translation elongation factor, translating to MKHIIIGTAGHIDHGKTTLIKALTGRETDTTKEEKDRGISINLGFTFFDLPSGKRAGIIDVPGHEKFIKNMLAGVSGVDVVILVIAADEGIMPQTKEHFEILQLLNVKKGIIALTKADLVDEEWLSMVESEVEDSFKGTFLDGAPIIPVSSKTKMGIESLIEEIEKATEEVDPKDTEGHFRLPVDRIFSVSGFGTVVTGTIIGGKVKEGDTVQIYPSMAIGKIRSIQVHEENVKIGEAGQRCALNITNVKVEDINRGDVVSVANIMEPSMVIDCKLYHLKNSQKPIENRQRLRLYHGTNEILCRVIILDKEEIKPGEQAYVQLRLERPITVQRNDRYVLRTYSPMVTIAGGSIIEPVATKAKRFKEDYIKELKIKESGDPKDIIESTVLAISSKYPTEFDILKALGKNHEDIKDILKELIDKNKIISLNSSDKHVYIHKSYYENKLKELMDLLEKYHNQNPLKFGMSKEEIKGKIFGREIKQKTYDEILEIMQSHGSIKINDSFVALESFNIEYTKDQKEVKDRIIKTFKSLGYNSPKYADMEAKEKDKKTFKMVYDSLIDTGSLVKVMEDVVYLKEDYLKAKDIIKSYIEENESIGAAEARTVLDTSRKYAVAILEHFDSIKFTKRIEDKRILY from the coding sequence ATGAAGCACATTATAATTGGAACAGCAGGTCACATAGACCATGGTAAAACTACACTTATAAAGGCTCTAACAGGAAGAGAAACAGATACCACAAAAGAAGAAAAGGATAGAGGTATCTCAATAAATCTTGGATTCACCTTCTTTGATCTTCCATCAGGAAAAAGAGCCGGAATAATAGATGTACCAGGTCACGAAAAGTTTATAAAAAATATGCTAGCAGGGGTAAGTGGAGTAGATGTAGTAATTTTAGTAATAGCAGCAGATGAAGGAATTATGCCACAAACAAAGGAACACTTTGAAATACTTCAACTACTAAATGTCAAAAAAGGGATAATAGCATTAACCAAAGCAGACCTTGTAGATGAGGAATGGCTAAGCATGGTAGAATCTGAGGTTGAAGATAGCTTTAAAGGTACATTTTTAGATGGGGCCCCTATAATACCTGTGTCATCTAAAACTAAAATGGGTATAGAAAGCCTTATAGAAGAAATAGAAAAGGCAACAGAAGAGGTAGATCCTAAAGATACAGAAGGTCACTTTAGACTCCCAGTAGACAGAATATTTTCTGTAAGTGGATTTGGAACAGTAGTTACAGGAACAATAATAGGTGGAAAAGTAAAGGAAGGAGATACAGTACAAATTTATCCTTCCATGGCTATAGGCAAAATAAGAAGTATACAAGTTCATGAAGAAAACGTTAAGATAGGAGAAGCAGGTCAAAGGTGCGCACTTAACATTACAAATGTAAAAGTTGAAGATATTAATAGAGGCGATGTAGTATCAGTGGCTAATATAATGGAGCCTTCAATGGTTATAGATTGTAAGCTTTATCATCTTAAAAACTCACAAAAACCTATAGAAAATAGACAAAGGCTAAGATTATATCACGGTACTAATGAAATATTATGCAGGGTAATAATTTTAGACAAAGAAGAAATAAAGCCAGGTGAACAGGCTTATGTTCAGTTAAGGCTAGAAAGGCCTATAACAGTACAAAGGAATGATAGATACGTACTTAGAACCTATTCACCTATGGTAACTATAGCCGGGGGATCTATTATAGAGCCAGTAGCAACTAAAGCTAAAAGGTTTAAAGAAGATTATATAAAAGAACTTAAAATTAAAGAAAGTGGAGACCCAAAAGATATAATAGAAAGTACAGTTTTAGCTATAAGCTCAAAATATCCAACGGAATTTGATATATTAAAAGCCCTAGGTAAAAATCATGAAGATATAAAAGATATATTAAAAGAACTTATAGATAAAAATAAAATAATAAGCCTTAATTCCAGTGATAAACATGTATACATTCACAAAAGTTATTATGAAAATAAGCTAAAAGAATTAATGGATTTATTAGAAAAGTATCATAATCAAAATCCACTTAAATTTGGTATGTCAAAAGAAGAAATAAAGGGCAAAATCTTTGGCAGAGAAATAAAACAAAAAACCTATGATGAAATATTAGAAATCATGCAAAGTCATGGATCAATAAAAATTAACGATAGCTTTGTAGCCTTAGAAAGTTTTAATATTGAATATACAAAAGATCAAAAAGAAGTAAAGGATAGAATAATAAAAACCTTTAAATCTTTAGGATATAATTCTCCAAAGTATGCAGATATGGAAGCTAAAGAAAAGGATAAAAAGACATTTAAGATGGTCTACGATTCCTTAATAGATACAGGATCATTAGTAAAGGTAATGGAAGATGTAGTGTATCTAAAGGAAGATTACCTAAAAGCTAAGGATATAATTAAAAGTTATATAGAAGAAAATGAAAGCATAGGCGCAGCAGAAGCAAGAACAGTACTAGACACCAGCAGAAAATATGCAGTAGCCATCTTAGAACATTTTGATTCTATAAAGTTTACAAAGAGAATAGAAGATAAGAGAATATTATACTAG
- the selA gene encoding L-seryl-tRNA(Sec) selenium transferase, which yields MNKDLLRKLPKMDELLEEKSVLNALDNNMRVIVMESLRETIEFYRKSILKDDIEDFSKEDIMSYFNKILEKKRKPNLKKVVNGAGIVIHTNLGRSILCDEALENVIDVAKNYNNLEYDLIEGKRGSRYSHIEEIIKKITGAEAAVVVNNNAAAVMLVLNTLCEDKEAIVSRGQLVEIGGSFRIPEVMKFSRAKLMEVGTTNRTHLYDYEDNINENTGVLLKVHTSNFKIMGFTEEVPIEELVELGIKYDKPIIEDIGSGVLLDLSKYGFIHEPTVQESIKKGIDVVTFSGDKMLGGPQAGIIVGKKKYIDRIKKNQLTRALRIDKMTLAALEGTLTCYLDEKEALKRVPTLRMMLLDPEELKRRAQKLKRKLQGAPKHFSFNIEKDFSMVGGGSMPTEKIESYALKVKSDKVPASVIEEKLRSNTIPIIARVYNGEIIIDVRALLEEDLDIIAKAFKSMGEV from the coding sequence ATGAATAAAGATTTATTAAGAAAATTACCTAAGATGGATGAATTACTTGAAGAAAAGTCAGTGCTAAATGCTTTAGATAATAATATGAGGGTTATTGTCATGGAATCTTTAAGAGAAACTATAGAATTTTATAGAAAGTCCATACTTAAAGATGATATTGAAGACTTTTCTAAAGAGGATATAATGAGTTATTTCAATAAAATCTTAGAAAAGAAACGTAAACCTAATTTAAAAAAGGTAGTAAATGGTGCAGGTATTGTAATTCATACTAATTTAGGTAGGTCTATATTATGTGACGAGGCTTTAGAAAACGTTATTGACGTAGCAAAAAATTATAATAACCTTGAATATGATCTAATAGAGGGTAAAAGAGGATCAAGATATAGTCACATAGAAGAGATTATAAAAAAGATCACAGGAGCTGAGGCAGCGGTAGTAGTTAATAATAATGCAGCAGCTGTAATGTTAGTTTTAAACACTCTTTGTGAGGATAAAGAAGCCATAGTTTCAAGAGGACAGCTAGTTGAAATAGGAGGTTCTTTTAGAATACCTGAAGTAATGAAATTTAGTAGGGCAAAACTTATGGAAGTTGGAACTACCAATAGAACTCATCTTTATGATTATGAAGATAATATAAATGAAAATACTGGAGTTTTATTAAAGGTACATACTTCAAATTTTAAGATAATGGGCTTTACAGAAGAGGTACCTATTGAAGAATTAGTGGAACTTGGTATAAAATATGATAAGCCAATAATAGAGGATATAGGAAGTGGAGTTCTTTTAGATTTATCTAAATATGGATTCATACATGAGCCTACAGTACAAGAAAGCATAAAAAAGGGAATTGACGTAGTTACTTTTAGTGGAGATAAAATGCTAGGTGGACCTCAAGCTGGAATAATTGTAGGAAAGAAAAAGTATATAGATAGAATAAAGAAGAATCAATTAACAAGGGCACTTAGAATAGATAAGATGACATTAGCAGCCCTTGAGGGTACTTTAACTTGTTATTTAGATGAAAAGGAAGCATTAAAAAGAGTACCTACATTAAGGATGATGTTATTAGACCCCGAAGAACTAAAAAGAAGAGCACAAAAGCTTAAAAGAAAACTTCAAGGAGCTCCAAAACATTTTAGTTTTAATATAGAAAAAGACTTTTCTATGGTAGGTGGAGGATCTATGCCTACAGAAAAAATCGAAAGCTATGCGCTTAAAGTAAAGAGCGATAAGGTTCCAGCATCAGTTATAGAAGAAAAACTAAGAAGTAATACTATTCCTATAATAGCAAGAGTTTATAATGGAGAAATTATAATAGATGTAAGAGCCCTTTTAGAAGAAGATCTAGACATAATAGCTAAGGCTTTTAAAAGCATGGGAGAGGTTTAA
- the selD gene encoding selenide, water dikinase SelD gives MDVKLTQYAKTSGUAAKIGPETLSKILDKLPKMKDDNLIVGIETSDDAAVYKLSDDIATIQTLDFFTPVVDDPYTFGQIAASNSLSDVYAMGGKPIVALNIVCFPNCLPIEVLGEILKGGADKVLESGAVVVGGHSVQDDEPKFGLSVTGTVHPDKVWKNYGCKEGEVLILTKPLGLGILNTAIKGEMASKKAYDMAVKVMVTLNKYAAEAIMGKDISACTDITGFGLMGHGFEMAKGSDVTLKIYKDKVPYIEEAKEYASMGLVPEGSYKNREFIKGKYKLDNVDTWMEDILFDPQTSGGLLVSCNEETAAEIMKSLDKLDIKSSIIGEVLPKGDVDIIVV, from the coding sequence ATGGACGTTAAACTTACACAATACGCAAAAACCTCAGGATGAGCAGCTAAAATAGGGCCGGAGACCCTTTCGAAAATATTAGATAAATTACCTAAGATGAAAGATGATAATTTAATTGTAGGTATAGAAACCAGTGACGATGCAGCAGTTTATAAATTAAGTGATGATATAGCAACAATACAAACTTTAGACTTTTTTACACCAGTTGTAGATGATCCTTATACCTTTGGGCAAATTGCTGCATCTAATTCATTAAGCGATGTTTATGCAATGGGAGGAAAGCCTATAGTGGCATTAAACATAGTTTGTTTTCCGAACTGCCTTCCTATTGAAGTTTTAGGGGAAATATTAAAAGGTGGAGCAGATAAGGTATTAGAATCAGGTGCTGTAGTAGTAGGAGGCCATTCAGTTCAAGATGATGAACCTAAATTTGGACTATCTGTTACAGGGACAGTTCACCCAGATAAGGTATGGAAAAATTATGGATGCAAAGAAGGCGAAGTTTTAATATTAACGAAGCCTTTAGGACTTGGAATATTAAATACAGCAATAAAGGGAGAAATGGCTAGTAAAAAGGCTTATGACATGGCAGTTAAGGTAATGGTAACCCTTAATAAATATGCAGCAGAAGCTATTATGGGTAAAGATATAAGCGCATGTACTGATATTACTGGCTTTGGACTTATGGGACATGGATTTGAGATGGCAAAAGGGTCTGATGTAACTTTAAAGATATATAAAGACAAGGTTCCTTATATAGAAGAAGCTAAAGAATATGCTAGTATGGGACTAGTTCCAGAGGGAAGTTACAAAAATAGAGAATTTATAAAAGGTAAGTACAAATTAGATAATGTAGATACATGGATGGAAGATATACTATTTGATCCTCAAACTTCAGGTGGACTTCTTGTGAGCTGCAATGAAGAAACAGCGGCAGAAATAATGAAAAGCCTAGATAAGCTAGACATAAAGTCAAGCATAATAGGTGAAGTGTTACCTAAAGGTGACGTAGATATAATAGTAGTATAG